The genomic interval GAAATGAACTTATAGAAATAATAAAAAAAGGAATTGATAGTAATAATGAATAATGAAAAAGTAAATATTTTAAATTTAACTCAAGAGGAGTTAACAGAATTTTTAGTGTCTTTAGGACTAAAAAAATTCTATGGAAAAGAAGTCTTTATTTGGCTACATAAAAAGATTATCAGAAATTTTGATGATATGACAAACCTATCTCTAAAAGATAGAGAAATCTTAAAAGAAAATGCCTATATACCATTTTTCAATCTTTTGAAGCATCAAGTCTCAAAGTTAGATAGAACAGAAAAATTCTTGTTTGAACTTGAAGATAAGGGAACTATAGAAACTGTTCTTTTAAGACACAGAGATTCTAAAAATAAAGAAATAAGAAACACTCTTTGTGTATCATCTCAAGTTGGTTGCCCTGTAAAATGTAGTTTCTGTGCAACAGGACAAGGTGGATATATGAGAAATCTTTCAGTAAGTGAAATTTTAAACCAAGTTTACACTGTTGAAAGAAGACTTAGAAAGAAAGATGAAAGCCTAAATAACTTAGTATTTATGGGTATGGGTGAACCTCTTTTAAATATAGATAATCTATCTACAGCTTTATCTATAATTTCAAATGAAAATGGAATCAATATTTCAAAAAGAAAGATTACAATTTCAACTTCTGGTGTGGTTCCAGGTATAGAAAAGATTTTGCTGGAAAAAATTCCTATAGAATTAGCAGTCTCTCTACACAGTGCTATAAATGAAAAAAGGGATCAAATCATTCCAATAAATAAAAACTTCCCATTGGAAGACTTATCAGCAGTTTTAGTTGAATATCAAAAACAAACTAAAAGAAGAATTACTTTTGAATATATTTTGATAGATAATTTTAATATTTCAGAAGTTGATGCCAATGCTTTGGCAGATTTTATACATCAATTTGATCATGTGGTAAATTTAATACCATATAATGAAGTTGAAGGAGTGGAACATAAAAGACCTTCTATGAAGAAAATTGATAGATTCTATAACTATCTTAAAAATGTTAGAAAGGTAAATGTAACTTTAAGACAAGAAAAAGGTAGTGATATAGACGGTGCTTGTGGACAACTTAGACAAAGAAATAAAAAAGGGGATAATTAAATAATGAAAAAATTACTTGTTATTTTATTGAAACTTATAGCAGTTTTATTTGTTGTGGGAGCTTTAGCAGTTTTTGCAATAATTATAAAATATAGACTTGAATTACCTAATATTCAAAGTATGGTTGAAGACTATAAACCTCGGATGGCTACTACTATCTACGATAAAAATAATAATGTTGTAGATGTTTTAGAAGCTGAATCAAGAGATGCTGTTAAATTAGAAGATGTTTCTCCTTATGTAAAAGAAGCATTTCTAGCTATTGAGGATAAAAAGTTTTACTCTCACCATGGTTTACACTTTAAAGGAATAATAAGAGCTGTACTAACTAATTTTTTAAAAGGTAAAGCTACTCAAGGTGGAAGTTCTATTACACAACAATTGGCAAAAAATGCCTTCTTAACTCCTGAAAGAACATTTTCAAGAAAAGTAAAAGAAGCTATTTTAACTTATCAAATTGAAAGAACTTATACTAAAGATGAAATATTAGAAAGATATCTTAATGAAATATACTTTGGTTCAGGTTCTTATGGTATAAAGAATGCAGCAGATCAATATTTTAGAAAAGATCCTAAGGATTTAAATATTGCAGAAGCAGCTTTACTTGCAGGTATACCAAATAGACCTACAAAATATGACCCAAATAGAAGCTTAGATAATGCTCTTCATAGACAACAAATCATTTTAAAAGAAATGTTTGAAGATGGAAGAATAACTAAAGAAGAATATGAAGAAGCACTAGCATATAAATTTGAACTTGAAAACGAAGAAAATGTGAAGAATGTTCCAAAAAATACTTCTATTATCTATAATAGAAGACCTAAAAAAGCATATAATAACCCTGAACTTACAACAATAGTTGAAAACTATTTAGCAGAAATCTATGATGATGAGCAAATTTATTCTTCTGGTTTAAAAATATATACAACTATTGACTTAGATTATCAAAAAGTTGCAAGGGATACTTTCAATGCTTATCCATATTTTAAAAACAAAGAAATAAATGGTGCTATGGTCACTTTAGATCCATTCACAGGAGGAATAGTATCTATAGTTGGTGGTAAAAACTTTAAAGCTGGAAACTTTGATAGAGCTACTATGGCTAGAAGACAATTAGGATCATCATTTAAACCTTTTGTGTATCTAAAAGCTTTAGAAAGTGGATATGAACCTTATTCTGTCGTAGTAAATGACTTTGTTGCTTACGGAAAATGGGCACCTAAAAACTTTGATGGTAGATACACATTTAACTCTACTTTAGTAAACTCTTTAAATTTATCACTAAATATCCCAGCTGTTAAATTAATGGATGCAGTTACTGTTGATGCTTTTAAAGAAGAAATGACTGATAAAATAAAATTATCTTCTGAAATACAAAACTTGACAACAGCTCTAGGTTCTGTTGATAGTACTCCAGTAAACACAGCAGCAAACTTCTCAATTTTTGTCAATGGTGGATATATAGTAAAACCTAATATAATAAGAGAAATTAGAGACAATCAAGATATTCTTATTTATGTTGCAGATATTGAAAAAGTAAAAGCTTTTGATAGTGTTGATGTAAGTGTAATAACAGCTATGTTAAAATCTGTTGTAAGCAATGGTACTGCTACTAAAGCAAGAGTTGTAGATAAATCAGGTAGACCTATACAACAAGGTGGAAAAACAGGAACAACAAGTGAACATAGAACAGCTTGGTTCGTTGGTATAACTCCTGAATATGTAACTGTTTGCTATATAGGTAGAGATGATAATAAACCTATGTATGGTAAGATGACTGGGGGAAGTGCAGTTGCACCTATGTGGGCTAGATACTATCAAACTCTTATAAATAAAGGACTATACACTCCAGGTAAATTTGAATTCTTAGAAAACTATTTAGAAACTGGAGACCTAGTAAAACAAAATATAGATATCTATACTGGTTTATTAGATGGACCTAATAGTAAAGAAATGGTAATTAGAAAAGGTAGACTGCAAGTTGAAAGTGCAGCAAAATATAAGAATGGTATCGCTTCGCTATTTGGTTTAGAAGCTTCTGCAGGTGGTGGAGTATATGTAGAATCATCTTCTGACGGAATGATAATTGATAGTGCTTCAGGTGAAGGTGGTAGCTCTGAAGGAGGCTCATCTGAAAATTCAGGTGGAAACAATGTAGGTCCTTCTGCTCCTTCTGGACAATCTGGACAATCTGGACAAGTTGAAACTAATAAGGAAAAAGATGGTGACAGCCTAACTGATAGACTTTTAGGAGATTAATATGTCAATAGTAAATGAAAAAAAATCTGAACTGAATGAAAGACAACTTGAAGCAGTTAATACTGTTAAAGGTCCTGTTGTAATAATAGCAGGACCTGGAACAGGTAAAACTAAGACTCTTGTTGAAAGGACTGTTAATATACTTGTAAATGAAAAAGTAGAAGCTAAAAAAATTATGATAACTACTTTTACAAATAAAGCAGCTAGAGAACTAGAACTTAGAATAAATGAAAGTTTGGAAAAAGCAAATGTAAATATAGATATAAGTGATATGTATATAGGAACTATGCACTCTATATGGACTAGACTTATTGAAGAAAATATTACTTATTCTGATTTCTTTGATAATTTCGAGCTTATGAGTGGAGACTATGAGCAACATTTTTTCATTTACTCAAGATTAAAAGAATATAAAAAATTGGAAGATTATCAAAAGTTTTTTGATAATCTTTCTAATAATACTGGAAAATATCAAGGAGATTGGGCTAGAAGTTCTTTTTTAAAGAATAAAATAAATGATTTAAATGAAAATGCTATAGATATTGAAAATATACAAACAAGTGATGTTTATATAAACTTCATTAAAGAAGCCTATAAACTATATGTAAAACAACTTTATGAAGCTAATATTGTTGATTTCTCATATTTACAGGTTGAATTTTTCAATATGCTTGTAAAAAATAAAGAATTTTTAGAAAAAATAAACCATGACTTTGAATACATAATGGTAGATGAATATCAAGACAGTAATAAAATTCAAGAAAAAATATTACTTCTAATTTCAAAAGCCAGAAAGAATATCTGTGTTGTTGGGGATGAAGATCAATCTATATATAGGTTTAGAGGAGCTAGTTCTGAAAATATTTTAAATTTCCCTAAACATTTTGATGAAGATGAATGTAAAATTATAATTTTAGAAGAAAACTATCGTTC from Fusobacterium pseudoperiodonticum carries:
- the rlmN gene encoding 23S rRNA (adenine(2503)-C(2))-methyltransferase RlmN, producing MNNEKVNILNLTQEELTEFLVSLGLKKFYGKEVFIWLHKKIIRNFDDMTNLSLKDREILKENAYIPFFNLLKHQVSKLDRTEKFLFELEDKGTIETVLLRHRDSKNKEIRNTLCVSSQVGCPVKCSFCATGQGGYMRNLSVSEILNQVYTVERRLRKKDESLNNLVFMGMGEPLLNIDNLSTALSIISNENGINISKRKITISTSGVVPGIEKILLEKIPIELAVSLHSAINEKRDQIIPINKNFPLEDLSAVLVEYQKQTKRRITFEYILIDNFNISEVDANALADFIHQFDHVVNLIPYNEVEGVEHKRPSMKKIDRFYNYLKNVRKVNVTLRQEKGSDIDGACGQLRQRNKKGDN
- a CDS encoding transglycosylase domain-containing protein; translation: MKKLLVILLKLIAVLFVVGALAVFAIIIKYRLELPNIQSMVEDYKPRMATTIYDKNNNVVDVLEAESRDAVKLEDVSPYVKEAFLAIEDKKFYSHHGLHFKGIIRAVLTNFLKGKATQGGSSITQQLAKNAFLTPERTFSRKVKEAILTYQIERTYTKDEILERYLNEIYFGSGSYGIKNAADQYFRKDPKDLNIAEAALLAGIPNRPTKYDPNRSLDNALHRQQIILKEMFEDGRITKEEYEEALAYKFELENEENVKNVPKNTSIIYNRRPKKAYNNPELTTIVENYLAEIYDDEQIYSSGLKIYTTIDLDYQKVARDTFNAYPYFKNKEINGAMVTLDPFTGGIVSIVGGKNFKAGNFDRATMARRQLGSSFKPFVYLKALESGYEPYSVVVNDFVAYGKWAPKNFDGRYTFNSTLVNSLNLSLNIPAVKLMDAVTVDAFKEEMTDKIKLSSEIQNLTTALGSVDSTPVNTAANFSIFVNGGYIVKPNIIREIRDNQDILIYVADIEKVKAFDSVDVSVITAMLKSVVSNGTATKARVVDKSGRPIQQGGKTGTTSEHRTAWFVGITPEYVTVCYIGRDDNKPMYGKMTGGSAVAPMWARYYQTLINKGLYTPGKFEFLENYLETGDLVKQNIDIYTGLLDGPNSKEMVIRKGRLQVESAAKYKNGIASLFGLEASAGGGVYVESSSDGMIIDSASGEGGSSEGGSSENSGGNNVGPSAPSGQSGQSGQVETNKEKDGDSLTDRLLGD